CCTCGATGGTGCGGTAGACGAAGCAGCCGGGGGCGTCCTTGCCGGGGACGGGCGGCACGAAGGGGTAGCTGCCGGTCGCCAGGACGAGTACGTCGTACGGGAACACCTGCCCGGAGCGGGAGGTGACGGTACGGGCGTCGCGGTCGATGGACTCGGCGGGGTCGCCGAGGTGCAGCTCGATCCCGTGCTGCTCCATGAAGCCGGCGGGGGTGAGGGAGAGGTCCTCGGGGGTGCTTCCGGAGAAGTACGAGGTGAGGTGCACCCGGTCGTAGGCCGGCCGGGGCTCCTCACAGAGCACGGTGATCCGGTGCGTGGCCGTGGCCCCGCGCTCGGCGAGTGCCTCGAGGTAGCGCTGGCCGACCATGCCGTGGCCGATGAGCACGATGGCGGGAGTGGGCGTGGGCGTGGCTGCGGCCATGATCAGGAGCCTCCGTCGTCGGTGAGCAGGTGGAACAGGTCGGTCAGGTCCTCCGCGTCCTCCCAGCTGCGGGCGAGGGCGCCCACACTGGAGAGTTCGCCGAGGAGGACGCCGCCGACGAGGCGGTCGCCGCGGACGACGACCTTCCGGTAGGTCCGGCGGGTGGCGTCGGCGAGGCGGACCACGTCGTCGCCGGGGAGCGGGGTGGTCTCGCCGAAGGCGGCGAGATCGAGGGGCCCGGTGCCGGCTCCGGCGCCCCCGGGGGTGGTGAGGGTGAGGCGGGTGAGGGCGCGGGTTCCGGTGTAAGCGGGGGCGGCGGCGGTGGTGCCCGTGGCGCCGGTGAGCTGCGCGGCGAGGGCGTCGGCCTGCTCCAGCGCGGGGCCCGCGAGGCCGTACACCCGGCCGGCGTGCTCGGCGCAGTCGCCGATGGCGTGGATGCGGGGGTCGCCGGTCCGCAGCCGGTCGTCCACGACGATCCCGGTGCGGACCTCGAGCCCGGCGGCGAGCGCGAGCCCGGTCCGGGGCCGCACGCCGCAGGCGAGCACGACGACATCGGCATCGAGCCGGTACCCGTCGGCGAACTCCACCCCGGTGACCTGCCGTCGGCCGGTGTCCTGCGTGGTCGTCAGGCCGCGGACCCGGCATTCCGTGTGGATCTCGATGCCGAGGGCGGTCAGGTGGGTGTGCAGCAGCGCCGAGGCGTCCGCGTCCAGCTGGCGTTCCATCAGCCGTTCGCCCTGCTGGGCCAGGACCACCTGGGCGCCGCGTTCGGCCAGGGCGCGGGCCGCCGAGACGCCGAGGAGGCCGCCGCCGATCACCACCGCGCGCACGCCCTCCCGTACGGCCACGGCGGCCGACAGGGCCAGGCAGTCGTCCATGGTGCGGAACGCGTGGACCCCGTCGGGCAGTTCCCGGCCCTCCGGTTCGAACAGCCCGCGCAGCGGCGGGAGGACCGCGTTGGAGCCCGTGGCCAGGACCAGCGTGTCGTACCGCTCCGTGCTGCCGTCGTCGCAGCGGACCGTCCGGTCGGCGCGGTCGATGCGAACCGCCCGGACACCGCGCCGCAGCGCCCGCCCGGGAGCCGGGAGGGCGGTCACCTCCGGTGCGTACCGGCCCGCGAGCACGTCCGCCAGCAGGACCCGGTTGTACGGGACGTGCGACTCCTCGCCGAGGACCGTCACATCCGTACCGCCACCGGCACCTGCGCTTGTGCCTGCGCCCGCGCCCAGCCGCGCAGCGAGCCGCAGGCCCGCGAGGCCGCCGCCGATCACCACCACACGCTGCTGCTCCGATGTCATGGCATGAGCGTGCGCGGCCGCTGTTTCCCCGCCGCATCGCCGTTGTTACCCGGACGGAACGCGCACCTCAGCGCCCGGGTTAAGGGTCGGTGAGGCGTCCCTCAAGGGCGGTTTAAGGATCGGTTCGGGCAGGTCAGCGGCCCTCGGGCGGCCCTCAGCGTGATCCGCATGCGAGATGCGGCGATGGGGGTCAGGGGCGGGATGCTGGGCGGGGCGGGGGTGGTGGCGCTGCTCTGGGCGGCCCAGGTGCGTCCCTCCGCCCGGCTCGACGCGCTGTTCGCGACCGCCGCCCACCTGACCGGCCTGCTCGCCGGGTACGGGGTGCTGGTGCTGCTCTTCCTGATGGCCCGGGTGCCCGCCGTCGAGCACGGGGTCGGCGCCGACCGGCTCGCCCGCTGGCACGCCCTGGGCGGCCGGCACGTGTTGCTGTTCTGCTTCGGGCACGCGCTCTTCGCCCTGTGCGGATACGCCGCCCACCAGGGCGTCGACGTGGTCTCCGCCGTCCGGGAGCTGTTCGGCTACCCCGCGGTGGCCGCCGCTTTCGCCGGGACGGCCCTGCTGGCCGCCGTCGGGGTGAGCTCCGCCCGGGCCGTACGCCGCCGGGTCAGCCACGAAACCTGGCGCGGGGTCCACCTCCTCGTCCATCTCGCCGCCTCCCTGGCCTTCGGCCACCAGCTCGCCGGGCCCGATCTCGCCCTGGCCGGCTGGTTCTGGGCCCTCGCCCACGCCACCGTCGCCGTCCTGCTGCTCTGGTACCGGGCCGTGGTCCCCGTACGGCAGGCCCTGCGGCATGCGCTGCGGGTGGGCGAGGTGCGGGTCGAGGGGCCCGGGGTGGTCTCCGTCGTCGTGTACGGGGAGCACCTGGCGGAACTGCGCGCGGAGCCGGGCCAGTTCCTGCGCTGGCGGTTCCTGCAGCGCCGCCTGTGGCACACCGCCCTGCCGTTCTCGCTGTCCGCGCCGGTCCAGGGCCGCGCCCTGCGGATCACCGTGAAGGCGCTCGGCGGGCACTCCCGCCGGATCCGCCGGCTGCGGCCCGGGACCAGGGTCATCGCCACCGGGCCGTTCGGTGCGCTCACAGCCGCCCGGCGGACCCGGCCCAAGGTGCTGCTGATCGCGGGCGGGGTCGGCATCACCCCGATGCGGGCGCTGTTCGAGACGCTGCCCGGCGGGCCGGGGGAGATCACCCTGCTCTACCGGGCCGGGGCCGAGGAGCACCTCGTACTGCGGTCCGAGCTGGAGGCCATCGCCGCCGAGCGGCAGGCCGGGCTGCACTACCTGCTCGGGCCCTCGGACGCCTGGGGCACCTCCCAGCGGAAGCTGGGGGAGATCCGCTGGCCCCGCAGGCGCTGCTCGCGCTGGTGCCGGACCTGGCCGGGCACGACGTGTACCTCTGCGGGCCGCCGGGGATGGCCGAGGTCACGCAGAGCGCGCTGCTGCGGGCCGGGGTGCCGGCCGCACGCATCCATTCCGAGTGCTTCAGCTTCTGACCCCGACCTGCATCCGAGAGGCCGCCGCGCCATGCGCCATCCGCTGCACGTTCCCCTGTCCGTACCGGTCGGGGCCGTTGCATTCGCCGCTCCCGCTCCCGCTCCCGCTCTCGTTCCCGCTCCCGTTCCGCCGGCCCGCAGGGCGCAGGCCCGCCGCCGCAAGCCGCGCCGGCTCGCGGCCGGGCTGGGGCTGGCCGGTGTGCTGGCCGCGACCGTGCTGACGGCGACGGTGGACCCGGCGGCTCCGGTGGCTCCGGACCGGGTACCGGCCCGGGAAAGCTCAACCTTTGCGCAAGTTTCCGGGGATTGATGGGTCCTGCACCGATCGGCTTCATAGGGTCGTGGGCGTGCCTGACATATCAATGACGATGATCATCGTGCTGTGCGTGGCCGCAGCCGCGGCCGGCTGGATCGACGCGGTGGTGGGCGGCGGCGGGCTGCTGCTCCTGCCCGCCCTGCTCCTCGGCCTGCCGAACGCCCACCCCGCCGCCGTGCTCGGCACCAACAAGGCCGTGGCCATCGTCGGCACCACGGGCGCGGCGGTGACGTACGTACGCAAGGCCCCGGTGGACGTGAAGCTCGCCGTCCGGATCGGCCTGGCCGCGCTCGCCGGCTCCATGGGCGGCGCCGCGCTGGCCGGCGGGATCAGCAAGGACGCCCTCCGCCCGCTGATCATGGGAGTGCTCGTGATCGTCGCGGGCGTCGTGATCTTCAAGCCGGGCTTCGGAACCGCACCCTCGGCCGCGCCCGTCAGCCGGCAGCGGGTGCTCCTCGCCATCGGGCTCGCCGGCCTCGGCATCGGCTTCTACGACGGGCTCATCGGGCCCGGCACCGGCACCTTCCTGGTGCTCGCCCTCACCGCGCTGCTCCACCTCGACCTGGTCACCGCCTCCGCCACCGCCAAGATCGTCAACTGCTGTACGAACGCCGGGGCGCTCGCGATGTTCGCGTACCAGGGCATGGTGCTGTGGCAGCTGGCCGCGCTGATGGCGGTGTTCAACCTGGCCGGCGGCATGATCGGGGCCCGGATGGCGCTGAAGAAGGGGAGCGGGTTCGTCCGCGGCGTGCTGCTGACCGTGGTGGGCGCGCTGGTGATCAAGCTCGGTCTGGAGCAGTGGGGCTGACCGGTCCGACCGGTCCCCGCTCGCCGCTGCCTGCTAGTACGTGCCGGTCAGGTGGGCGAAGACGACCACGTTGCCCCGGTAGCCGGTACGCGGCGAGAAGCCCCCGCCGCAGGTGATCACCCGGAGCTCGGCCCGCGGCGAGGGCCCGTACACACGGGTGTCGGGAAAGTGCTCGGCGTCGTAGACCTCGACCGCGTGGACGGTGAACACGGCCGTGCGTCCGTCCTCGCGCGGCACCTCGATCGCGGCTCCGCGGTGCAGTGCACCCAGGTGGTAGAAGACCGCCGGGCCGTCGGCGTGGTCGACGTGCCCGACGACGACGGCGGTGCCGACGGCGCCGGGGGTGGTGCCGTCCCGGTACCAGCCCGCCAGGTCGCGGCGCGCGGGCGGGGGCACCTCGATGCTGCCGTCGCGCCCCAGGCCCAGCCCGGTCAGCGGGGCGTCGACCCGGATCGACGGGATCCGGATCCGGGTCGGCGGGGATCCGGGGAGCGGGTCGATGCTGCCGGGGTAGCTCGCCCGGCCGCTCAGCGCCTCTGCGGGGGAGGGCAGCGGGGGCCCGACGGACTGGCCGGATCCGCTGCCGACGAGCCAGATGCCGACACAGGCGGTGAGCGCGACGAGCCCGCCGCGGCCGGCCTGGCCTCTGCCCATGGGTGCCCCCTGGCTGTGTTCCGGGTCCGTGTTCCGTGTGGCAGGCCGTCGCCCGGCCCCGCGAACGGGGGGACCTCGCGGGGCGGGCGACGGGGGACGGTACCGGTCGGACCGCGGCCGCAGCCGCGGTGGGCGCCCGTCAGCTCCGCGTGCCGCTCGCCCGGCGACGCAGGAGCCAGGTACCGCCGACGGCGGCCGCGGCCAGCACGGCCGCTCCCGCCGTGATCTTGGTGGGGTTGACGGTGGTGGTCGTCCCGCCACCCACCCCGGTGTGGACGTGGCCCTGCGGGCCGCGTTCGGTGACGACCAGGTCGCCGGTGGCGAACTTGCCGTCGGCGCAGGTCGCGCCGATGTTGTAGGTGCCCGGGCGGGTGCCGCGGGCGATCTGGAACTGCCCGATGACCACCTCTTTGTGGGTGCCGGGCATCAGCTTGAAGCGGCCCCCGCCGACGGTGGTGGCATCGCCGTCGGCATGGCTGCCCGGGCCGCACGCGGTGGTGTTCACGGTGACGCTCGCCCCGGGGAGGGCGGATTTCGGCCACACCTCCAGCTTCGCGAAGTCGCCGGGCGCGAAGCCCGCCGTGCCGAGTTCCGCGGCGGCCACCGCGCCCGCGACCGGGCCCGTGAACGCGGCGGCGGTCAGCGCGGTGGCGGTGAGCACGTGGGCGGTGCGTCGGCGCATGGAGACTCCTGGAGACGCGGGGTCGTGTTCCCGAGGAAACCCGGCCGGACCGCGACCCGCCTGCTGAAGTTCCGTCAGATTTGCTCGGCGGGCGACCCTTGCCGCAGGTCACGGCCCCTTGCTTCGGCCGTTCAGGTGACCCACCCCGTCCGGGTGAGGCCGGGCCCGGGCGGGGGTGCGCACGAGGCCCGGGCCCGGGTGGGACTCATCCCGCAGGAAGCGTCACCGTCGCCGCCGCGCCCGTCGGGGCCGGGACAGGGTCACCTGCGCGCCGATCACCTGCGCCTGGCCGCTCCTGGCGGCGGACGTCCGTACGGACCGGGGCCGGGCAGTCCGCCCCGACCACCTCCGCCGCCACCCCCGCCCGCCGGGTGATCGCCGCGACCAGCGGACCCAGCACGTGCACCCCCAACTGCGCCTCCTCCCGGCGCGCGTCCAGCCGCGCGACCTCCAGCAGGTCCTCGGTCAGCGTCCGCAGCGCCGCGACGCGGTCCCGGACCAGCTCCGTCGGCCGCCCCGCCGGCAGCAGCTCGGCCGCGGGTGCAGCCCCGTCAGCGGCTGGGCGGAGACGGGCGGCGCGGCTCACCGGCGCCGAGCCCTCCGGGTGCGGCGCAGCCGCCGACGGCGAGTGCGTAGGTGCAGGCGCACAGGAGGACGGCGGTGAGCTGTCGGGTGGGTCTCTTCATGAGGGGCCAAAGGGGTTCGAGCCAAAGGGGGTCCCGGAGGGCAAACCGACGGTAGACGGCGACGGTCACGGCCACCGAGAGGTTGTGCAACAGCGGTGCGTACGGTGGAAGGGCGCAGGCAGACTCGGGGCCAAGGTCCCGGACCGCGCGCTGTCCGCCGTAACCGAGGGAGGGCTCCCGTGACATCAGCCGATCGGCCGTCGCCGTCGCCGCCACCGACGCCGTTGGATCCGGAGCTCGGGGTGCTCACCGTCCTGACCACGGTGGACTCGGCGGAGGCGGCCGCGGCGGTCGCCCGCGGTGCGGTGGAGGCGCGGCTGGCCGCCTGCGCGCAGATCTCCGGGCCGGTGACCTCCGTCCACCACTGGAAGGACGCGCTGGAGACCTCCCAGGAATGGCAGGTGCTGTTCAAGACCACCACGGCCGCCTACCCGGCCCTGGAAGCGCGGCTGACCGCCGGGCACCCGTACGACACGCCGGAGATCATCGCCACCCCGGTGGTGCGGGGCAGCGCGGACTACCTGGCGTGGGTCGCGGAGGAGGTGACGGCCGGATGACCGCCGAGCTCCCCTTCTTCGTCTACGGCACCCTGCGCCCGGGGGAGGTCAACCACGCCCTGTTCCTGCGGGGCCGCACGGCCGCCGAGGAGCCCGCGCGGCTCCCGGACGCGCTCCTCTACGACGGTCCCGGCTACCCGTACGCCGTCCAGCACCCGGGATCGGAGATCGTCGGCGAGCTGGTCACCCCGGCGCCCGGCGCGTACGGGAGGCTGCTGGCCGAACTGGACCGGCTGGAGGAGTAC
The Streptomyces sp. NBC_01296 DNA segment above includes these coding regions:
- a CDS encoding class F sortase, with the translated sequence MGRGQAGRGGLVALTACVGIWLVGSGSGQSVGPPLPSPAEALSGRASYPGSIDPLPGSPPTRIRIPSIRVDAPLTGLGLGRDGSIEVPPPARRDLAGWYRDGTTPGAVGTAVVVGHVDHADGPAVFYHLGALHRGAAIEVPREDGRTAVFTVHAVEVYDAEHFPDTRVYGPSPRAELRVITCGGGFSPRTGYRGNVVVFAHLTGTY
- a CDS encoding NAD(P)/FAD-dependent oxidoreductase, which encodes MTSEQQRVVVIGGGLAGLRLAARLGAGAGTSAGAGGGTDVTVLGEESHVPYNRVLLADVLAGRYAPEVTALPAPGRALRRGVRAVRIDRADRTVRCDDGSTERYDTLVLATGSNAVLPPLRGLFEPEGRELPDGVHAFRTMDDCLALSAAVAVREGVRAVVIGGGLLGVSAARALAERGAQVVLAQQGERLMERQLDADASALLHTHLTALGIEIHTECRVRGLTTTQDTGRRQVTGVEFADGYRLDADVVVLACGVRPRTGLALAAGLEVRTGIVVDDRLRTGDPRIHAIGDCAEHAGRVYGLAGPALEQADALAAQLTGATGTTAAAPAYTGTRALTRLTLTTPGGAGAGTGPLDLAAFGETTPLPGDDVVRLADATRRTYRKVVVRGDRLVGGVLLGELSSVGALARSWEDAEDLTDLFHLLTDDGGS
- the cutA gene encoding divalent-cation tolerance protein CutA, producing the protein MTSADRPSPSPPPTPLDPELGVLTVLTTVDSAEAAAAVARGAVEARLAACAQISGPVTSVHHWKDALETSQEWQVLFKTTTAAYPALEARLTAGHPYDTPEIIATPVVRGSADYLAWVAEEVTAG
- a CDS encoding sulfite exporter TauE/SafE family protein; protein product: MPDISMTMIIVLCVAAAAAGWIDAVVGGGGLLLLPALLLGLPNAHPAAVLGTNKAVAIVGTTGAAVTYVRKAPVDVKLAVRIGLAALAGSMGGAALAGGISKDALRPLIMGVLVIVAGVVIFKPGFGTAPSAAPVSRQRVLLAIGLAGLGIGFYDGLIGPGTGTFLVLALTALLHLDLVTASATAKIVNCCTNAGALAMFAYQGMVLWQLAALMAVFNLAGGMIGARMALKKGSGFVRGVLLTVVGALVIKLGLEQWG
- a CDS encoding ferric reductase-like transmembrane domain-containing protein, giving the protein MRDAAMGVRGGMLGGAGVVALLWAAQVRPSARLDALFATAAHLTGLLAGYGVLVLLFLMARVPAVEHGVGADRLARWHALGGRHVLLFCFGHALFALCGYAAHQGVDVVSAVRELFGYPAVAAAFAGTALLAAVGVSSARAVRRRVSHETWRGVHLLVHLAASLAFGHQLAGPDLALAGWFWALAHATVAVLLLWYRAVVPVRQALRHALRVGEVRVEGPGVVSVVVYGEHLAELRAEPGQFLRWRFLQRRLWHTALPFSLSAPVQGRALRITVKALGGHSRRIRRLRPGTRVIATGPFGALTAARRTRPKVLLIAGGVGITPMRALFETLPGGPGEITLLYRAGAEEHLVLRSELEAIAAERQAGLHYLLGPSDAWGTSQRKLGEIRWPRRRCSRWCRTWPGTTCTSAGRRGWPRSRRARCCGPGCRPHASIPSASASDPDLHPRGRRAMRHPLHVPLSVPVGAVAFAAPAPAPALVPAPVPPARRAQARRRKPRRLAAGLGLAGVLAATVLTATVDPAAPVAPDRVPARESSTFAQVSGD
- a CDS encoding gamma-glutamylcyclotransferase family protein, which codes for MTAELPFFVYGTLRPGEVNHALFLRGRTAAEEPARLPDALLYDGPGYPYAVQHPGSEIVGELVTPAPGAYGRLLAELDRLEEYHGPDRPLNVYDRVRRDAVRPDGIRIPAWVYLAAPLLARRLRESGTEIPGGDWFGRR